One Ornithodoros turicata isolate Travis unplaced genomic scaffold, ASM3712646v1 Chromosome53, whole genome shotgun sequence genomic region harbors:
- the LOC135374296 gene encoding zinc finger protein 501-like, with the protein EKPYKCDVCLAEFSKKGNLQHHKRTHIGEKPYKCNFCPAEFRRSRALVHHKRTHTGEKPYKCHVCPAKFRQSQALQQHKRTHTGEKPYRCDLCPAEFTRSAGVQRHKRMHTGEKPYKCDVCPAEFSRHGYLRVHKRTHTGEKPYKCDVCLAEFSQKGNLQHHKRMHTGEKLYKCDACSAEFRETR; encoded by the exons gtgagaagccatacaagtgtgatgtctgccttgCGGAGTTCAGCaagaaggggaacctacagcaccacaagcggacgcacataggtgagaaaccatacaagtgcaatttctgccctgcagagttcaggcGGAGCCGGGCCCTAGTgcatcacaagcggacacacactg gagagaagccatacaagtgtcaTGTCTGCCCTGCAAAGTTCAGGCAGAGCCAGGccttacagcagcacaagcgaacacacacgggcgagaagccatacaggtgtgatctctgtcctgcagaattCACCCGGAGTGCAGGTGTACAGCGTCATAAGAGGatgcacacaggtgagaagccatacaagtgtgatgtctgccccgCAGAGTTCAGCCGACACGGGTACCTACGGGTTcataagcggacacacacgggcgagaagccatacaaatgtGATGTCTGCcttgcggagttcagccagaagggaaacctacagcaccacaagaggatgcacacaggcgagaagctgTACAAATGTGATGCCTGCTCTGCAGAGTTCAGGGAGACCAGGTAA